One Rhineura floridana isolate rRhiFlo1 chromosome 14, rRhiFlo1.hap2, whole genome shotgun sequence genomic region harbors:
- the LOC133369887 gene encoding synaptotagmin-5-like isoform X2, which produces MAAFRSAYFGECGYAHLQVFLGLGLALLCFCLLGCAICWHRRKKRHLNPCKTQASDCALVDLGPILPTRMTAVPVQQQYVEIEGEVLQSLPPAAADSSTSPSHNSPPRNILRGRASLPSICLPQKVSLAVRTPVGRERRCTISGDSVFGDERSLLSSPILGAVVPQSYTIPKAPFSTAMKPRPHLHFTLFYSQLEATLTVTVIGVSHLPKGIRASRNSYVKVYLLPGFAETQRTALRRKSLNPEFHEQFRFGHCNLEELPSLTLRFAVYAKEFHNLKDSFIGEVLFPCAQVPWNQGFSSAYTQELSTTKTKLKKCYSSQDVSSASSLSQPKSMGQLFLLLQYQAVANRIKVLVRKAENLGRVTCLPGTPDHYVLIHLYHNGKVIDTKETKSIAGFSPVWNSPFLFSVPAGVIQEKQLSLEFTVMQARLYTRSCAIGRVLIGPIAPEMGQVHWKEMCSRGNVESARWHTIQPEGSQLYP; this is translated from the exons CGCATCTTCAGGTATTCCTGGGGCTGGGACTGGCTCTTCTTTGCTTCTGCCTTCTCGGTTGTGCAATATGTTGGCATCGGCGAAAGAAGCGCCATCTCAACCCTTGCAAGACGCAGGCATCGGACTGTGCGCTGGTGGATCTGGGGCCCATTTTGCCCACCAGGATGACAGCTGTGCCTGTCCAGCAGCAATACGTAGAGATAGAAGGAGAGGTTCTGCAGAGCCTGCCTCCTGCAGCTGCCGATTCGTCAACCTCACCCAGCCACAACAGCCCACCTAGGAACATCCTACGTGGCCGAGCTTCCCTACCCAGCATTTGTCTCCCTCAGAAAGTGAGCCTGGCAGTCAGGACCCCTGTAGGCCGGGAGCGCCGCTGTACCATCTCTGGGGACAGCGTGTTTGGTGATGAAAGGAGCCTTCTCTCCAGTCCCATCCTGGGGGCCGTCGTCCCACAGTCCTACACGATCCCCAAGGCCCCGTTTAGTACTGCTATGAAGCCACGGCCTCACCTCCACTTCACGCTGTTCTACTCGCAGCTCGAGGCCACGCTGACTGTGACGGTGATCGGTGTCTCCCACTTGCCCAAGGGCATCCGGGCCAGCCGGAACTCCTACGTCAAAGTCTACCTCCTTCCGGGGTTTGCAGAGACCCAGCGCACTGCTCTGCGTAGGAAGAGCCTGAACCCCGAGTTCCACGAGCAGTTTCGGTTTGGCCACTGCAACCTGGAAGAACTGCCAAGTCTGACACTTCGCTTTGCCGTATATGCCAAGGAATTCCACAACCTGAAGGATTCCTTCATCGGTGAGGTGTTGTTCCCATGTGCCCAAGTGCCCTGGAACCAAGGTTTTTCCTCTGCCTATACCCAAGAGCTGTCAACCACTAAAACCAAGCTCAAAAAG tgctacagttcccaggacgtGAGCTCTGCTTCTTCACTCTCCCAGCCCAAGTCCATGGGTCAACTCTTCCTCCTACTCCAGTACCAAGCTGTGGCCAATCGCATCAAAGTTCTGGTTCGCAAGGCAGAGAACCTGGGACGGGTCACTTGCCTGCCAGGAACACCAG ACCACTATGTTCTGATCCACCTCTACCACAATGGAAAGGTCATTGATACGAAGGAGACCAAGTCCATAGCAGGTTTCAGTCCTGTGTGGAACTCCCCTTTCCTATTCAGTGTTCCTGCTGGAGTCATCCAGGAGAAACAGCTGTCCCTGGAGTTCACAGTCATGCAG GCTCGCCTTTACACCCGCAGTTGTGCCATTGGTCGAGTGCTGATTGGCCCCATTGCCCCCGAGATGGGACAGGTCCACTGGAAAGAGATGTGCAGCCGGGGAAATGTGGAATCTGCCCGCTGGCACACAATTCAGCCTGAAGGCTCTCAACTCTACCCTTGA
- the LOC133369887 gene encoding synaptotagmin-5-like isoform X1, protein MPAPPGPLQDSSILSAQFRSKIEEAAHLQVFLGLGLALLCFCLLGCAICWHRRKKRHLNPCKTQASDCALVDLGPILPTRMTAVPVQQQYVEIEGEVLQSLPPAAADSSTSPSHNSPPRNILRGRASLPSICLPQKVSLAVRTPVGRERRCTISGDSVFGDERSLLSSPILGAVVPQSYTIPKAPFSTAMKPRPHLHFTLFYSQLEATLTVTVIGVSHLPKGIRASRNSYVKVYLLPGFAETQRTALRRKSLNPEFHEQFRFGHCNLEELPSLTLRFAVYAKEFHNLKDSFIGEVLFPCAQVPWNQGFSSAYTQELSTTKTKLKKCYSSQDVSSASSLSQPKSMGQLFLLLQYQAVANRIKVLVRKAENLGRVTCLPGTPDHYVLIHLYHNGKVIDTKETKSIAGFSPVWNSPFLFSVPAGVIQEKQLSLEFTVMQARLYTRSCAIGRVLIGPIAPEMGQVHWKEMCSRGNVESARWHTIQPEGSQLYP, encoded by the exons CGCATCTTCAGGTATTCCTGGGGCTGGGACTGGCTCTTCTTTGCTTCTGCCTTCTCGGTTGTGCAATATGTTGGCATCGGCGAAAGAAGCGCCATCTCAACCCTTGCAAGACGCAGGCATCGGACTGTGCGCTGGTGGATCTGGGGCCCATTTTGCCCACCAGGATGACAGCTGTGCCTGTCCAGCAGCAATACGTAGAGATAGAAGGAGAGGTTCTGCAGAGCCTGCCTCCTGCAGCTGCCGATTCGTCAACCTCACCCAGCCACAACAGCCCACCTAGGAACATCCTACGTGGCCGAGCTTCCCTACCCAGCATTTGTCTCCCTCAGAAAGTGAGCCTGGCAGTCAGGACCCCTGTAGGCCGGGAGCGCCGCTGTACCATCTCTGGGGACAGCGTGTTTGGTGATGAAAGGAGCCTTCTCTCCAGTCCCATCCTGGGGGCCGTCGTCCCACAGTCCTACACGATCCCCAAGGCCCCGTTTAGTACTGCTATGAAGCCACGGCCTCACCTCCACTTCACGCTGTTCTACTCGCAGCTCGAGGCCACGCTGACTGTGACGGTGATCGGTGTCTCCCACTTGCCCAAGGGCATCCGGGCCAGCCGGAACTCCTACGTCAAAGTCTACCTCCTTCCGGGGTTTGCAGAGACCCAGCGCACTGCTCTGCGTAGGAAGAGCCTGAACCCCGAGTTCCACGAGCAGTTTCGGTTTGGCCACTGCAACCTGGAAGAACTGCCAAGTCTGACACTTCGCTTTGCCGTATATGCCAAGGAATTCCACAACCTGAAGGATTCCTTCATCGGTGAGGTGTTGTTCCCATGTGCCCAAGTGCCCTGGAACCAAGGTTTTTCCTCTGCCTATACCCAAGAGCTGTCAACCACTAAAACCAAGCTCAAAAAG tgctacagttcccaggacgtGAGCTCTGCTTCTTCACTCTCCCAGCCCAAGTCCATGGGTCAACTCTTCCTCCTACTCCAGTACCAAGCTGTGGCCAATCGCATCAAAGTTCTGGTTCGCAAGGCAGAGAACCTGGGACGGGTCACTTGCCTGCCAGGAACACCAG ACCACTATGTTCTGATCCACCTCTACCACAATGGAAAGGTCATTGATACGAAGGAGACCAAGTCCATAGCAGGTTTCAGTCCTGTGTGGAACTCCCCTTTCCTATTCAGTGTTCCTGCTGGAGTCATCCAGGAGAAACAGCTGTCCCTGGAGTTCACAGTCATGCAG GCTCGCCTTTACACCCGCAGTTGTGCCATTGGTCGAGTGCTGATTGGCCCCATTGCCCCCGAGATGGGACAGGTCCACTGGAAAGAGATGTGCAGCCGGGGAAATGTGGAATCTGCCCGCTGGCACACAATTCAGCCTGAAGGCTCTCAACTCTACCCTTGA